The following coding sequences are from one Leptolyngbya sp. 'hensonii' window:
- a CDS encoding MBL fold metallo-hydrolase → MKKALGFLASLIAIIIVLAIGAWNSEAAQDWMLEKVVTAGMARPAAMSSYDGLKVFLCGTSSPIPAPGRAQACVAVLAGKSLYLVDAGAGSAQVAALGRLPLERLEAVFLTHFHSDHIAALPEFNLNSWVAGRPKPMTVFGPVGVSEVVDGLNAAYRLDSTYRVAHHGEELLPPELGVMKSQLIDGGTVLDLGDLTITSFLVDHDPIRPAVGYRFDYLGRSVVISGDTTITPGLIEAATGADLLLQDSLSLPIVKTLEKASAGSRMQKILHDIQNYHAHTSDLSGLVEKSGVRQLALYHLVPAPRNALFKKIFSRELPKGTVLTQDGMMFELPADSKDVLRINS, encoded by the coding sequence GTTCTCGCAATTGGGGCCTGGAATTCGGAGGCAGCGCAGGACTGGATGCTGGAAAAAGTAGTGACCGCCGGGATGGCACGTCCTGCCGCCATGTCTAGCTACGATGGACTTAAAGTATTTCTTTGTGGCACATCTTCCCCAATTCCTGCCCCCGGGCGTGCTCAAGCCTGTGTTGCAGTTCTTGCTGGGAAATCTCTGTATTTGGTGGATGCGGGGGCTGGTTCCGCTCAGGTCGCCGCTCTTGGTCGCTTGCCACTAGAACGACTAGAAGCGGTCTTTCTGACTCACTTTCATTCCGACCATATCGCTGCACTGCCTGAATTCAACCTCAATTCGTGGGTTGCTGGCAGGCCAAAGCCGATGACCGTATTTGGCCCTGTTGGCGTTTCCGAGGTTGTCGATGGCCTGAATGCCGCTTATCGGCTCGACTCAACCTACCGGGTGGCTCATCATGGCGAGGAACTTTTGCCCCCTGAGCTTGGGGTAATGAAGTCTCAGTTGATAGATGGCGGCACGGTGCTTGATCTCGGAGATCTGACCATCACCAGCTTCCTGGTGGATCATGATCCAATCCGCCCTGCGGTGGGTTACCGATTCGACTATCTTGGCAGATCAGTGGTGATTAGTGGCGATACAACCATTACACCGGGTCTAATTGAGGCCGCTACCGGAGCAGATCTATTGCTTCAGGACAGTTTATCGCTGCCGATTGTCAAGACTCTCGAGAAAGCCTCGGCTGGTTCGCGAATGCAGAAGATTTTGCATGATATTCAGAACTATCACGCCCACACGAGCGACCTTTCAGGCTTGGTAGAAAAGAGTGGGGTGCGGCAGCTTGCCCTTTATCATTTGGTTCCAGCACCTCGGAATGCTTTATTCAAGAAGATCTTCTCGCGTGAGCTTCCCAAAGGAACAGTGCTCACCCAAGACGGCATGATGTTTGAACTTCCCGCAGACAGCAAGGATGTATTGAGGATCAACTCCTGA
- a CDS encoding formylglycine-generating enzyme family protein, whose product MTVLIAWCCWSLSMPIAIAAQATSACPNDMVYIPGGRFTMGSDNPNYVEEKIAEDVTVSSFCIEIHEVTNAQFAKFVNAIGYVTVAERPLSKEQFPNLSDNERSPGSLVFKPPEKGIQQLAYLSWWQWTPGANWRHPFGPDSDIQGKDDHPVVHIAYEDAAAYADWAGRELPSEAQWEYAARGGKEGWTYAWGEQYAAKQANTWQGVFPFFNTQEDGHLGTAPVMSFPPNGYGLHDMTGNVWELTSTWFTVQHDDMAHSIDPTGPSREASYDPKKPMDGAMHVIKGGSYLCAKNYCSRYRPAARESQAPDTGTSHIGFRLVLDPKSILGIDANQLVKDSPDVDKEAISEIPDNFVRILEHSMGESDA is encoded by the coding sequence GTGACTGTGCTAATTGCTTGGTGCTGTTGGTCTCTGTCTATGCCGATCGCGATCGCGGCCCAAGCAACTTCTGCCTGTCCCAACGACATGGTATACATTCCGGGTGGTCGCTTCACCATGGGGTCTGATAACCCTAACTATGTCGAAGAAAAAATCGCAGAAGATGTCACCGTCAGCAGCTTCTGTATTGAGATCCATGAAGTCACCAATGCCCAATTTGCCAAGTTTGTCAACGCGATCGGCTACGTCACCGTTGCTGAGCGTCCGCTCTCAAAAGAGCAATTCCCCAATCTATCGGACAATGAACGGTCACCAGGTTCCCTGGTCTTTAAGCCACCGGAAAAAGGCATTCAGCAGTTAGCCTACCTAAGCTGGTGGCAGTGGACTCCCGGTGCCAACTGGCGACATCCCTTCGGTCCTGACAGCGATATTCAGGGTAAAGACGATCATCCCGTCGTCCATATTGCCTATGAAGATGCTGCGGCCTACGCTGACTGGGCAGGGCGGGAGTTGCCCTCCGAAGCCCAGTGGGAATATGCTGCTCGTGGCGGCAAGGAAGGCTGGACCTATGCCTGGGGCGAGCAGTATGCCGCTAAGCAAGCCAATACCTGGCAGGGCGTGTTTCCCTTCTTCAACACCCAGGAGGATGGGCATTTAGGCACCGCTCCCGTGATGTCCTTTCCTCCTAACGGCTATGGTCTTCACGATATGACGGGTAACGTCTGGGAACTGACCTCTACTTGGTTTACTGTGCAGCATGATGACATGGCTCACAGTATTGACCCGACTGGCCCTAGCCGGGAGGCCAGCTACGACCCCAAAAAACCGATGGATGGAGCCATGCACGTCATCAAGGGCGGCTCATACCTATGTGCCAAAAACTATTGCAGCCGCTATCGTCCGGCAGCTCGCGAATCTCAAGCACCCGATACAGGGACTAGCCACATTGGATTCAGGCTGGTTTTAGATCCCAAATCAATTTTAGGAATCGATGCAAATCAATTGGTTAAGGATAGCCCTGATGTAGACAAAGAAGCCATTAGCGAAATTCCAGACAACTTCGTCCGTATCTTAGAGCACAGTATGGGAGAAAGCGATGCTTGA
- a CDS encoding bile acid:sodium symporter: protein MLDSPLPSYIQIVIFLFLFTFLLSVALEKPKQEILTLMKSSLMGRSLFANFILLPILGVILARLFRLPPEIAVGFLMVALAPGGMLGLHFARVAKGNLAYAVGLIFLLSLLSIVIIPTLIYLIFPGIAATDGFIVSLLGRLLFLVIPPFLVGQVIQKWLTSIATKLQKLSSLLSIVLFIALTVLTSRLKVLDTQALGWNGLAAIVVFIGVAWFVGWQLGGPELENRKVLAISTSMRNVAIYFLIATSGVFSRNAELMMIGFSVLLTPMNLVFAIAMRRIQSTSQD from the coding sequence ATGCTTGATAGTCCTCTGCCCAGTTATATCCAAATAGTCATCTTCTTGTTTCTTTTTACATTTCTCCTGTCCGTAGCGCTAGAGAAACCGAAGCAGGAAATCCTGACGCTCATGAAATCAAGCTTGATGGGGCGATCGCTATTCGCAAATTTCATCCTACTGCCGATTTTGGGCGTGATTTTAGCCCGGTTATTTAGGCTGCCGCCCGAAATTGCTGTGGGTTTTCTGATGGTTGCACTTGCCCCTGGAGGGATGCTGGGTCTGCATTTTGCTCGTGTTGCCAAAGGTAATCTCGCCTACGCCGTGGGGTTGATTTTTCTGTTGTCGCTCCTATCGATCGTCATTATACCGACGCTGATTTATCTGATTTTTCCTGGCATTGCCGCAACGGATGGATTTATTGTGTCACTCCTCGGTCGCCTGTTGTTCTTGGTGATCCCCCCGTTTTTGGTAGGACAGGTCATTCAAAAATGGCTAACGTCGATCGCCACGAAATTGCAAAAGCTATCTTCCTTGCTATCAATTGTCCTGTTCATTGCATTGACGGTTCTCACATCTAGGCTCAAGGTTCTGGATACTCAAGCACTGGGATGGAATGGGTTGGCTGCGATCGTGGTGTTTATTGGGGTGGCTTGGTTCGTCGGTTGGCAACTGGGCGGACCGGAACTTGAGAATCGTAAAGTGCTGGCGATCAGTACCAGCATGAGAAATGTGGCAATTTACTTCTTAATCGCTACGAGCGGTGTGTTCAGTCGCAACGCCGAGTTGATGATGATTGGATTTAGTGTGTTGCTGACTCCGATGAATCTAGTCTTTGCGATCGCCATGAGGCGCATCCAGTCAACGTCTCAAGATTAA
- a CDS encoding mechanosensitive ion channel domain-containing protein, producing the protein MLSYHEIKNWFRNALIPCLFALIIVVATVSPAYSQGNTSALNQQTGAPVILGNETLFYIQAGIDSFPPEFRAQVVSTRITSFAKNTEVGLDTLQIILNEAAATVDIQAGEKLLVTIADVDAVSAGQSLQGLANQYLQTIKDSVTQYRISYSIQRLLQGVIYTLIATIVLVASLVVVKKSAIYRQLLRWHETRIPALRLFGSEILSKHRVIDLISEIVIFIRVALVLGLLYLYINLVLSFFPWTKGFARILSGYIWTAIDTLGNGLIAYLPNLFFLSIIWLLTSYSLKVIRFVFTEIEQGYITVRGFYREWAKPTYKLVQYLVLAFAATVAFPYLPGSQTPAFQAISVFLGLLISFGSSSAIANIFAGIILTYIRAFMIGDRVKITDTVGDVVEKTLFVTRIRTIKGVVITIPNSIVLGSHVDNYSTGASDPDSPPLTLHTTVTLGYDVPWRQVYAALTEAALATSEILKDPAPFVLQTSLNDFYVSYELNAFTRNPGMMAKVYSELHENIQDKCNEAQIEILSPHYRAVRDGNQTTIPMDYLHPDYKAPGFRVEQE; encoded by the coding sequence ATGCTGTCCTACCACGAGATAAAAAATTGGTTTCGCAATGCCTTGATTCCTTGCCTTTTTGCCCTGATTATAGTTGTTGCAACCGTTTCCCCTGCCTACTCGCAAGGTAATACTTCAGCCCTGAACCAGCAGACCGGTGCCCCAGTGATCTTAGGAAATGAAACCCTGTTCTATATTCAGGCAGGAATTGACTCTTTTCCTCCTGAATTCCGAGCACAGGTAGTTTCTACTCGAATTACCTCTTTTGCCAAAAATACTGAGGTGGGTCTGGATACGCTGCAAATTATTCTTAATGAGGCGGCGGCGACAGTTGATATTCAAGCTGGTGAGAAACTACTGGTAACGATCGCTGATGTGGATGCCGTGTCAGCGGGTCAATCTCTCCAGGGGCTTGCCAATCAATATCTACAGACTATTAAAGATTCAGTGACACAATACAGAATCTCCTACAGTATACAAAGACTACTGCAAGGAGTCATTTACACGCTGATTGCAACCATTGTTTTAGTTGCTAGCTTGGTCGTTGTTAAGAAATCAGCTATTTACCGTCAATTATTACGCTGGCACGAGACTCGTATTCCAGCCTTGAGATTGTTTGGAAGCGAGATTTTGTCGAAACATAGAGTTATTGACCTGATTTCAGAAATTGTGATATTTATTCGAGTTGCTCTTGTCCTAGGGCTTCTCTATCTCTACATCAATCTGGTTTTGAGCTTTTTCCCTTGGACAAAAGGCTTCGCCCGAATTCTATCTGGCTACATTTGGACGGCGATCGACACTTTAGGAAATGGACTGATTGCCTATCTACCCAACTTGTTTTTTCTGAGCATCATCTGGTTACTTACGTCATATTCTCTCAAAGTAATTCGATTTGTGTTTACTGAGATTGAGCAAGGCTATATTACTGTTCGAGGGTTCTACCGAGAATGGGCAAAACCGACATATAAGCTCGTTCAATATTTGGTCTTGGCGTTTGCAGCAACAGTGGCATTTCCCTATTTGCCGGGTTCACAAACCCCGGCATTTCAGGCAATTTCTGTCTTTTTGGGTTTGTTGATTTCGTTTGGCTCTTCATCGGCGATCGCTAATATTTTTGCTGGGATTATTCTCACCTACATCCGCGCGTTTATGATTGGCGATCGTGTCAAAATTACGGATACAGTTGGAGATGTGGTTGAGAAAACCTTATTTGTTACTCGCATTCGCACGATTAAAGGTGTTGTAATTACTATTCCCAACTCCATCGTGCTGGGCAGTCATGTGGATAACTACAGTACTGGGGCCAGTGATCCAGATTCGCCACCGTTAACGCTGCACACTACGGTTACCCTCGGTTATGACGTGCCCTGGCGTCAGGTCTATGCTGCCCTGACCGAGGCGGCTCTGGCCACTTCAGAAATCTTGAAAGATCCGGCTCCCTTTGTGCTGCAAACCAGCCTGAATGACTTTTATGTGAGCTATGAGTTAAACGCATTCACACGCAACCCTGGCATGATGGCTAAGGTTTATTCGGAGTTGCATGAAAATATTCAGGACAAGTGTAACGAAGCTCAGATTGAAATTCTCTCGCCTCACTACCGAGCGGTACGAGATGGTAACCAGACAACGATTCCTATGGATTACTTACATCCAGACTATAAAGCTCCTGGATTTCGAGTGGAGCAAGAATAA
- a CDS encoding transposase — MLDSQSVKTATPAAIEVGYDTAKQIKVRKRHLLVDTLGLVLMVVVTAANVPEQAGAKLVFARLHKIRNWVNRLVVIWVDGGYQGQDFIRFVILSAHGLQELP, encoded by the coding sequence ATTCTGGATAGTCAATCTGTTAAGACTGCAACACCTGCTGCTATTGAGGTCGGATATGATACTGCCAAGCAGATTAAAGTTCGGAAGCGACATCTATTGGTTGATACTTTAGGTCTGGTGCTGATGGTGGTTGTGACCGCTGCCAATGTTCCAGAACAGGCCGGGGCAAAGTTGGTCTTTGCTCGTCTTCACAAGATACGCAATTGGGTGAACCGATTGGTAGTCATTTGGGTAGATGGGGGGTATCAGGGACAAGATTTCATCCGGTTTGTGATCCTCTCAGCGCACGGGCTTCAGGAATTGCCTTGA